The nucleotide sequence CctaaatactttatttttatttattattttagccttttcaacttcttgaaataatatttgtcatgaataattgaaattataatgataataatgatcattactattactattattgttattattattattattatcataattattcaACATTCAACATAGTTTGGCATTTATGGTGTTATCAGGTATCAGTATTTTTTGCTCAGAGGCATGGTATTttataatgaagaaaaatgttttcaatgtaAAATAGGGCAGGCCCCAAGCATTCCTAAAGAGTATGAATAgcaaacatgaaataaaatttaagagaTTTCACATTTCAGATTCAAGAAACTTCtcaattaataatgataattctcAGGTCCTAGgttgtttataaaattttgtCAACCTATATGGTAGCATAGCTGCAATACTTATCAAGCATAATGCAGAATGAATAGTCAATCAATACATCAAAGTTGGTGATAAATTACAGCAACTGTTTCTTTGCAGGCTTAAAGCTTTATTAATTTTGACATGCTCACAATAGTTCTGACCTAATAATGACAGTATCCAGCTGCtgtctttggtttgtttttctaCACAATCCAAATAACCTTAGCAGATGCAAGCACAGAAAAGTTCTCAAGTTATCATTCATAAAACACCATTTCATAACAATGAGTAACTCTACAAGAAAACCTAAATGATTTAATTGTCAATGTTTTGTATTTACACAGAAGTAGTCAGAGGTCTAAATAGTATTTATGTTATAATGACCAAAGAACAAATAGTTTCCACAAACAAAATGATAGACAGTGTATCCCTTGAGGTGTCCAAGTAACACACAGAGAATGAACCAGATCAGTTGGAAATGataagaataaatgaaataatcagttcCTTCCATCTTCTTTACAGCAGCATTCAGCACTGTAAggaattttgtctttaaaagaGTCAGCCTTATGATTCCTACTAAAATGTTAAGTATGCAGAGAAGATAAGGCCTGAAAATCTATCAGGACTGCACTTACTGCTGGTTCACTAGAGATCTTCATGCCTGATGCAAGATAATTCAGTTTGGGGAGATTTGATTAATCCTATAATTTTCAATTGGTTTCTGGATTGTTACTATGGACAACAATTTATCGTAATGTACTGTTTTCAAGGGATGATGGAAAGCATTATTAGGAAGAACTCTTGAAATTGATAATATTTATGCCAAATAGCTGCAGGAATTTTTGTACCATAAAGTAAGATGTTTCCTTCCTAAATAACTTTTGAATTTACAATGAGCCTTTGGATGCCTCTTGACTATTAGTAACTGGCCATAGCAAGCTAATGATGGGAAATAAGTGAGATACAGCTATTCCTTATGTgagtttatttcaaaatttacaaacaaCTTATCTAATAGTTGCAAAAGAGTGTGAATGAGAAGGTAAGGCTTGCCATAGGtatgaatattattattataattactgtTTTTAAAGTTACTATGTTTCTTTGACCATTCCAAATAATAATATGTGCATATGTTTTAGGAAACCTCCCTCCAAATTACTGGTCAAAATTTAGTTTACTTTCCCTTTATTATTTGCTAGTATTTCTTGGGTAAATTTATGACGCCAAGGACCTGTCAATTTTGTAGGTACTCATATTTAAGAGGTATCCACAGTCTAAAATTGCTCAGCATTCAATGCATGTTTTGGTGCAGgccaaaaaaaccaaaagggaAGGACAATCACAATTCTAAAATATTTGCAATTAGGTGTATAAATATATGTCATTCTGCAGTTTGGCTTAGTAAAAATGCTAGTGTATTATGTAGTGAATTGCAACTATTATAACTTACAgcaattattattttctatcataggtatttgaaaatataatttatttcatttaatttaagtCATGTTGTGGCCTAAGGACACCTATTTTAATGTTAAAGCCCTTCCAAACATTTTACAGCAACATTAATAGAAGCCTTTGCTGAAATACTTAAGTAAATGGTGTCTTGTTAGAAAGATTGTAGAAACAAGACTAAAGGCCCTTTTATGATGACTTTTACTTTATAGGGAGTAGTTTagggaaaaagagaatttttaaaGCCTCTTTCGGACATTACTAATGTTCCTGAAAACTATTATATGAGAGCTTAAAATAAACATGTTGAGAGATGTCTGGTGTTGTTGGGTTTGTTTTCTGAAACAGGGTGGTAGACTGTGCCACTTAAATTGTTCCCTGCTTGTAATTTCCCTTATTTCAGTGGAGAAACCTAAGTCTCCAACACCAACCCCACTGAAACCTCCATGGGAGGGGACATATTAAACAGGCATAACACTGGAGTGATGTCTTGATGCTGGCGAATTGGATGTTGAATTCACATACCGGTATCAATCatccaaatttcaaattttattgtacATCCTTGTCTACCACAAACTACCAAAGCTAAATATCTGGACTTCTGATAACATCAGCCAAGCAGAATGGTGTATGTGAATGAACTGTACATCATGCACTGGAATCAGCTGACTGTTATGTATGAACTGTACTCTTATATTACATGAACAATGTCCTCCAAAGTTACTTCACTAAAGGAAAACCATCTCACTCACCTATCATGATATAAGTATTGGCCGGGGGCGCCGAATCCTGGTTCAACAAAAATCAACGACGAAGCAAGCCTCTATACTCACGAGAAGAAAAGATGGTTATTCATTTGCCCGCTAATTATCCATCCTCGATCTTTCCATTAACTCTCAAGAGTCCCTAGGTACTTTAATTAAGAATGCAAAACACTTCGTAACTTTTAGAGAGCCTTCCACTCATTTAAAGCCGGGCACACCACGGATCCCTCGCTCTTCCTCAGAGGGAAGAGCCCGCAATAACCTTTAAGCAGAAGTGGATCTCTATATCGCGCTATTTCCGGCGCACACATTAACgtagaatttctctttttcccaaaatcatttttatcgttttacTCGCGGAGATCAAAAGGGAATATGACCATAGTCATTGTTGTTCCGGCTTACCCTGACCAGTGACCTAGCAGTTCAAAAGAAATACCTCTCTAAGGAAGATGGAAGTGCCAAACCGGCCGAAAAGGAGCCGGGAGGGGTTACATGTAACGTTTATAAAACGCACCTCGACGAAACCAAACTGGCACGCTAACAGGAGAGACGTGCTGCTTCTGGGCCTTTTAGAAGTCTAACAGGGGAATAAACTGTTGTCAACAACTCAAGACTGACATGCAGATTCTAATCTAGAGACcaggaaaaagggaaaacagcTCTTGCCAACAGCGCTAGCCGCGATAACCATGCACGCTTGTAAATTTCCTCGGTAATTATTTACTTACCGCGTTTAGAGATTCCAGGGAGTAGCCTGGCTAAtgaaaaattgtcttaaaaagCTAAGAAAGTCGCCAACGAATGCCACCATTTTCAGtggcggatccagaccttgagctaaaAGGGGGGGAAGTGGGGGTTAGCTTTTTTTGTCGGTTGCTCTGCCGGCTTTTCTCCCTTCGGcgattcttttcttctttccgcCCAAAATAAGGGGGAAGGGGGCCCCTTCCCTAGATCCGCCACTGATTTTGAAAGTACCTGGCCGCACAAACAGCTTTGGTTGCGTGCCTTTCCGCTTTTGTTTCACCCGCCCTCCCGTTCCAAATCCTGTCCTAGTAATAATTATCTGGAGATCACTTTTCTTCTGTTGATCAATAGAGTAGGTCAATGTGCAGTGCTAACGCTCGATCTGTTTATTATTACTGCTTCAGGTTTTGCCTTGAGAAACTCTTTCATCCCCCATTTCACCTCCAATGTTAACTtacattacaataaaaaattccCTCAGTGTTGGGGTGCTGAAGGCAAGGAGAATAttgaagtttccttttttctactGAACTTCAATTTTGCACCATCAACGCTTAAAAGGAAGAGCACTTATAATTTTTTGGATtggtgagaaatattttaaggACCAATTTACTCCAGGGTTGCAACTCTTTGAGCCCCACCATCCCCTCCCTTCTAAAAGGAGAGTAAGACCACCAGCAATTTACTCACAACAACTTGTAGGGTTATTGCTGCAATTAGTGTAGATGTAAGGATAGCATGAGTAATTTTTATGTCCAAGAATTATTTTTGGGAGAACTACATTTTGAACACAATTTATGTcaactacaaaacaaaaagacctTCCACACAAAGGCACATTAATACTAAACAGTCTGGTAAACTGGGTTTGTATACAAAATCAACTATGCAGGCtgtatttgtaataattttatgTGAAGCATAACAAACTGTGTCGCtgttattttataataatattCATGATGTAGGAGAGGAGAGTTTGAATAGAGAAAATAGAGCTCTTTCAAGTTATTCTTGCTCTCATATGGCAACAATTATTATTGTGCCCTTCCATGTGATTTTCAGATGTTATGTATCCTTatttgttacagtttccttgTGTAAGAAATCTAAATAAGTTAAGGAAATGCTACTTTAAGTGAGATCTGGCTCCTCGTTCATTCCTTTTTTGATTCGTAAAAGCATTGTAGTCAGCCACTGATCTATTCTTGATATACTATCATATTCTTTGACCTGTCCAGGAGAGAGGAAGGGACAAAAATCATGATATTAATACAGGTGTATAACTGGGGAAGTTGATGGATACTGGCTGGTAATAATTCTCAGCAttgccatgtttgatttagggttAGAGAGGACACAGAGAGGAGGGACAGGACCTTctcacccccacccccccccccccccactccagTTTATCTAGACTACCAAACACTCCCTTCTCCAAACTTACCCTGCTTTAAAATTCAAGATGGGAgccaaatttttcacaaaaataccCTAAGTGCATGCTATGCAAAAAATACCCTTCCTTTACAGACTCCTGCTCAATGAATCAATTTCTGATTATGTATCAGGTATTTGgtttacataatttacataaaCTGAGCAACTCACAGCTTCAGTGAAGGACTCTGCATTTTGCTCTTCTTGGGCAACAAGGAGATTCTgaacattaaaagaaaacatttaagtACCATAATGAAACCAATGAACTTCACATACATAGAATGTTATTTAGCTTGATTTAATGATTCAGGATGTATCAgaaaatcagttgataaataaTTACCTTCAACAGTTTACATTCTCTTGTGTCCTCAAATGCTGGGTACATATTGCAGTATTTTCCCACTGCCCTCTGAGCCTCCACAACATCAATACACATTTGACACAGAGCTGCCTTAAAGAAGTACTCTTTGGCACTATATTTCAGCAGTGAACTTTCAATGGCATCAGCAGCAACCTGAAAGATCATATCAGATTGCCTTTAAGACAGACAACAAGGTTCTCATGTATTTTTCATCTAGAATATAGTTTGCAAGTCAAATAGTTTCAGTCTATAAGAccatcaaaattttgtttgaaaactaATCAagtttacaacaattttttcaaagattcaTACATTGCTGAACATATCTTTGAAAGCCTttatcaattgaaaataattactCCTATTAGAGAGTATATTTAGCTAGGATATAAATAGAGTTTCTGAGAATGCCAGGAAAGGAGATGGGATTGATTCCTGAAATGTCAAatctcaaaaaacaaaaaaggttcCATGAAGCATTGAATAATAAAGTATTTAAACTATCTTGAATTATTAAGTATTGATTatcaaatttataattgtaCCATCAACACTCTACAGATAAACAAACTATACCGAAATCTTAGAGTTTGAGTATAGATCtggtaaattaattttcaaattgtacAATTTGGTTTATAAGGCCTAATGAAAACTTTTGATGCACATTGCTGGTATACAGTCAGGTACTTGTCAAAATGCAAACCTGTTCATAAATCTCAATAGCCTTTCCATATTCCTCCATCTGGGCTGAAAATGTTGCAACTTTCAGTAAGCACTTGTTTGCTGAGCTGAAGATGATAGAAAGTAACAACTGAgataagagaagaaaaagaaaaaatgcaaagaCTGTAAAAtgatattgtaattttttgagTCAATTTATTAACTTTAGGTTCTTGGTTAGTTCCCCTTTAGTCTCCTTTATCCACaaggaaatgtttgtttttattggtAAAATGCTATTCTCAAACATGCACTGAATAccatatttatttgattaaatacCACCCAAGAATAAACACTGCATTTTAGAGCAGAAATATTAATAAACACTGCCCTTGAATAAATGGCACATCATCATGAGGTGTTTATTCAATTAATAGACTCAAGAAGCACACAGCAATCATTGCTTTGATCACAGTTGGAAATTTAGAGTGAACCAGACACAAATCGTTTTTaatgtaccagttctgatgtTGAGAAAAGATATCTGACATAAGATCTTTATTCACTTTATGTATTGCAGTAGTATTTACATGCAAATtgtcaaattgaaaacaatataaaaatgacttttaagaaaaacactaaaacatgtttctattttcttaaattaaaatgatCAGTTACCATAGTATTgtttggattttaaataaataataaatgccACATTCGAACCaccaaaaatttaataaacactTCTGggtttaatgaaataaatatggtaAGAGTGCTCTGGAAGAAACCCACACAAGACCTAAAAGAAATGATTCCCAGTTCCTAAGTTTATGATGGATCACTCACAGCACACTGAACATGGTCACTATTCCTTCTCCGAGTCACGAGAAAAAGAAGTCTCTTTGGTTCTTCTTATGttataaattagttttaattaaGAATTCCTCATGAAAGTTAACTTTTACAAAGTATTAAAAGAAGGAATAGCGGTTTCACCTGGTTGATTCTTCACCTCTGTAATACTGTGCAGCTTGTTCATAGTGGAATATagcctaaaaaataaaatgtaaaaagtgACATGCCTTTGATCCATCAAGTACAAAGCTATTATGATACTTCTACTGAcataaactaattttaaaatccTTGTATGATTTCAGTGTGCTATTCAGTTCCAAATTTCCATGGTGGCCAATGCACTAGTTCCTGGAAATATACAAATCCAATCAAAGAAGGCTGATGGAAGTTTGATGAGAGAGGTGTTTCATCCTTGCTTATCAGACAGCATGTCACCTACAAGAAGAGTATTTTGCTGTTTGTTACCTTTTCCAAGTCAACAGCATTGCTCTCATACATCTCAGCTACTGTAATGTGGTGTTTTGCAGCCATTGTAAAACGACCCTTATCGAGGAAACAtataaaaacaatacaaaatgtaATAAAAGAATGAAACATGTGAGTGAAGGTTGACCTTATACTTAAACAGTGCCCCTCAAAATCATCTACACTCTAAAGTTTAACATCCAACTTGGGGTTTTCTTTCACACTGCCCTCAGTCATACCAATGAAAAAATGGATAGAGTTGGTCATTCatatcaaaggaaaacatgTCTTTGAGTCCCCTAATGAATAAATCATACTTGTCTCTTAAGGGTTTGAGATGTAATGAACAGCAGCAAACATGTTTGAGGCATATTGAATGTACCTTCCCTGCAACTTACAAGTTAACCAAAGGTTTAAATAGAATAAAGAATTGAATGAAAAGATTTTACCATGTCAGTATAAATGTTGATAGCCATTTCAAAAGCTCTTACAGCCTCTGCAAAAAAACAGTAAGTAAAACAATCAGATTAGAGATCAAACTCTACTTGATATCCAGTGACAACCTCCCATGAGAACCATCCACTCAGCATATATCCCTCCAATAAAGGAATGTTCTTACAACCTTTGTACAAGTGTGTGCACCCAAAACTCAATACTACACATTTTATGTCTTCTTTTGTAAGtaggatatttttttctttaaatataatttagtCCAGGTGATTAGCAAGCCAATTTTTGGCCCATCTCTCAGCTACTTAAGGAAATTTCTAGAATTCTTGTTAGACAGAATATGAAATTTTATATTATTCCAAACACAGACTTCTTTTAGTGAATATTCTTAATTTTGCTGACAGTGTCCATCATTTTCATTTAGAAACGTGTTTGCAGGGAATTAGTGTAGAGTATAAGAATTATGTTCTCCATGGTGGAAGGAAGCTCAGGTCATCAAACTCTAGCTAGAGAAATTCTTCTTAGTGGCCAGATAATTGCCTAATCTACAATGCCAAATGACCATCCTGCAATTTAGACCAGTGTATATTCAAACAGTTCAAAGATCATACCTTCTACATctgttttcttaaaacagttcCCAGCATCAACATAACGCTGACCTGCCTCATGTTTGGACTGTAAATTGATTTGTAGTTTGGCTGCCTCCATAAATGCTTTCCCAGCAGCTGTTTAgtttaaaaagcaaaaacaaaaacaaaaacaataattctaaatagttttgaaaagttGTGTAATTCAGAAGCAGAGCACACCTTTGTCAAGTACTTGCTATAGAGGACATCAAATCCTTCCCTACATCAACATACTTTAagttaaaagtattttttcttttggtcaCAGAGGCAAACCACTCACAAAACTGATGTCAAAATCATCCAAGACCTGGTTGATCATCAATCATGGCTGCTTCAAATTGGCTGGTCAATGATTCACTAGAAATATTATACCCTCTGACCATAGCAGAAATGGATCATTACCCTGCGCCACATCATGACTGTTGTGAGAAGGCTTGTTCCATGTATATTGGTCAATAAAATGGTCAACGGCTgattgaaaaatttgtttatttcttaagaGAACCAAATCAACTGATTCATCATTTGCTGTTAACCTAGTTACTCCAGAGGAATTTAGACTAGAAATTTCTTACATACCAAATAATAAATCTCATGGCTTATACTTGTGTCCGACACAGATATTAAAGTGCTCTTCAAATCTTATAAGTGGCATTCTGGTGAATATTCTAAAGACATCTATTTCAACTGGAGTTTATCCCTCTGAGCAATGGCAAAGATTATTCCGATTTTCAAACAAGATGATAATACTGACATTAACAATTATAGGCCGATTGTTCTACTTCTTTAATTTCAAcaggatatttgaaaaaatagtGTTTAAAAGAATGGAGTCTTTTATTGAACAGAAGAACCTGCTCACTCCATCCTAATATGGCTTTCGCAAGGCACATTCTACTCAGCATGCAATCCTAGATATTGTGAATGCAATACAGACAAATATGAACAACTGTTTATTCTCATGTGGGATTTTCATTGATctgaaaaaggcttttgatactGTAGATCACGAAATTCTTTTGCACAAGTTAGATCACTATGGTTTTCACGGCATTATAAATATCTGGTTTTCTTCCTACTTGCAAGGGAAAACTCAAACAACTCAAATTCGTCCTCATATTTCTGAAAGGTTAGATTCTACCTGAGGAGTGCCTCAGGGTTCTGTTCTAGGCCCACAGCTTTTTTTGCTATATATCAATGACATACAGGAATCATCAGATAAGCttagtttttacctttttttagaGGATATAAATATCCTTTTTACTgataaaaatctgaaatctttGGAACTCTATGTAAATCAAGAACTTAACAAAGTATATGATTGGTTAACTGCAAACAAATTGAccttgaatattaaaaaaagtaatttgccCTGCCCAAAGGAAACTTTCTTATCAACCTTAAATCGTGATATTTGATAACAAACAGAACAAGAAGGTGGCTCTGGAGCATAAAGATTATGACAAATATCTCGGGattttaattgataaaaatttgttttggaaaCACCATATTGACCATATAATCATTAAAGTAAGAAGAACCGTAGGATTAATCGTAAAATTACAACACTACCTGCCAGCACATACCTTCTTAAATATATACCAAGCTCTTATAGCTCCTTACTTAACATACGGTCTGAGAGTACAGGATCAGGCTTGTAAATCTTACCTTGACAAGCTCCTAAAGTTGCAGAAATGAGCTCTTTGCTTTATCTACTTTTCTGATCATAATGAGCATgcaattcctttatttgttGACACTCATATCTTACCgctaaaaatttgtttattatgaATCTATAGCTAATTTGATGTTTGACGTTTGAAACAGAACAGCCCCATCCAATATTCAAGATCTATTTCAAGATATATCTAATGTTCATTCTTACAATACACGTTCTTCTGCCTCTAATGACTTCTATACCAAACCTTCTAGGCTATCTGTTCAAGTGAATTCCTGCTTTCGAATAGGAGTAAAAGTGTGGAATGCAATACCTCAAGCATTAAGAAATCTTTccaaaaatgcatttaaaagaaaactcaaacaaattttattcaacataTTAGGTTCACAACACTCTTATATAGATTCATCTGAAATTatacaaaaagtaaaatactTCTCCTGATCTTTCCTGACTATTTTATAAACAGTAACTGTacctttaatattttaaattaggtCAATGTAAtggtttttcttgttgttattcaATACTGTCTCTTTCCCTTCTACTTTAttagttaatttctgtttttaacatatttttgtAATTCAGCTATTAAGGTGATGGGCAGGCAATGGAGGACAGAAAGTGAAATGATGGTCAACTAACTCTAACTGTTAGACAGTGACTGTCATTATGTTCCATCAGCCACTTGACAACTCCACCAAAACATTCACAAACCATACCATACCATGCAAGTGTCTGTTGAAAAAAAGCCCCCATAAATGGACTTTCCATCCACTCTCACGAGCAATTGACTGTTGACTGAGGCTTTGTACAGAGCATGCAATGCCTTCATCCCACCCCCTTATTATTCAGATCATGGGAGGGGAGGGATAACTACACACCCTTGATGGTGTAGGTTGACTAAATATACTGTCACTCGTGGTATACATTCAAAAAATCTACAATCAATTCTATTCAGTTACGTTCATTAACTGTAACAGTTGTATCAATCATTTGATTAACTGGCAAGATACATACCACTCCATTTTTGTGCCATTTTAAACATGTTGCCAGCACTAATATACATCTCCGTGGCGTCTTCGAGCTTTGAAGTACCCCTGACGCAACCGAGAAAAATTTCGTCCGTTCAGCTGACATGTAACTTCAAATCTCTACCTGAGATCGTCAAATTATGTGTCTAGATGCAACTGAATTCGGCAGTCACTCACTAAAACTTACCCAAATAATCCACCCAAAAAACCCTGTGACGATTTCACTTTCTTCTCAGCCTGAGTAATAAGCTCGATTGCTTTCTCTTCGTTAGACATACTGTCACTGAGAGTTTTTTAAGTAGTACGTTGGTAAGATAAAGACATCTATCCACAAAGTTCTCTGTGAAAAACTCACTAACTTCCCACTTCCCGTGATCAGCGCTTTTCTAGTTGACGTCACTTGCATTCTTCGTCCGGAAAACACTGGGGAGAGAGAGAGTATTTCCCAGCATGCATCCTAAAACTTataaaattcaagatggcggataAAATCGCGCGGGAAACGATAATTTTTTGAGAGAAATATTTTGGCgtatatttatatttcaaagcGATAGTAGTCAGCGTCAGGCATAATTAACAgttaatttcattattattgACAAAATGGGGGTAGGTTATGCCTCAGAAATTTCTGAGATCAGAGTTTCTAAGGCTGAAGTATGTGCTCAGCAATCGGAaggcttttttatttttaaacctttaTGCCACAT is from Pocillopora verrucosa isolate sample1 chromosome 7, ASM3666991v2, whole genome shotgun sequence and encodes:
- the LOC131792089 gene encoding alpha-soluble NSF attachment protein encodes the protein MSNEEKAIELITQAEKKVKSSQGFLGGLFGGTSKLEDATEMYISAGNMFKMAQKWSAAGKAFMEAAKLQINLQSKHEAGQRYVDAGNCFKKTDVEEAVRAFEMAINIYTDMGRFTMAAKHHITVAEMYESNAVDLEKAIFHYEQAAQYYRGEESTSSANKCLLKVATFSAQMEEYGKAIEIYEQVAADAIESSLLKYSAKEYFFKAALCQMCIDVVEAQRAVGKYCNMYPAFEDTRECKLLKNLLVAQEEQNAESFTEAVKEYDSISRIDQWLTTMLLRIKKGMNEEPDLT